A single region of the Deinococcus aestuarii genome encodes:
- a CDS encoding HNH endonuclease, with translation MRRRKRYIKCWDRETGRTVLLHRKVAETMLGRSLLPGEIVHHRDGDSLNNTWDNLLVLPNQRYHAHFEYHLRCEKRGQPLLFPELLQVIREDRRGTLFEGILPG, from the coding sequence ATGCGGAGGCGCAAACGCTACATCAAATGCTGGGACCGGGAGACGGGCCGGACGGTCCTGTTACATCGCAAGGTGGCCGAAACCATGCTGGGTCGTTCGCTCCTGCCGGGGGAAATCGTTCACCACCGCGATGGGGATTCCCTCAACAACACCTGGGACAACCTCCTCGTCCTCCCGAACCAGCGCTACCACGCCCACTTCGAGTACCACCTGCGCTGTGAGAAGCGGGGGCAGCCCCTCCTGTTCCCCGAACTCCTTCAGGTCATTCGCGAGGATCGGCGAGGCACCCTGTTCGAGGGCATCCTCCCGGGTTGA
- a CDS encoding DUF262 domain-containing protein produces MQQSSQAQDQNLSMWFTQIQQGSIKLPRFQRHEAWDRGRITSFLNTVIYNLPVGVTLMLEVAGHEQFESRYIVSAEPQAPQPVTRHLLDGQQRLTAFWRAMHNNYPQETYFVYLPDLDRSGAPTEAEMGVRCVPRWANKQGLLMPRWAADPAQCLQRGLLPISLLRPGDVKAEIEAWLTEATRSEKPTGTEPDAFARLEAFNDRRSLINEQITELRTLVAQFNLPFLSLPASTSKDVALKVFINMNTNSKPLALYDIIVAELESAVGKSLHDLQAELDTQHPHVRRYGNLSNLVLTTSALLQDKLPNERGMVEMGKTQLLDNWSKLVRGLDRMGRFLAREGIFDAARLPTNAVLAVIAAAYDLVPEHGDLAAKGERLLRRYLWSSCFTDRYENAAASRAFADFKALKALLLDPNFNEHDLATVPVMNRAEFPLAEADSLLAAGWPKGVGIRARAILAVTTLLGARDFADDQPASYESVQKREYHHVFPAALLTDAGLDRAGDLALNCALITWKTNRSIGRKDPLDYLQERVQWADEATVRERLRTHLIDMDDLKDAKYGAEGGPGLRSKLEPEYETFLRRRAELVTAAMQVLVEGRRPSLETLWAQQVTVGS; encoded by the coding sequence ATGCAGCAGTCCAGCCAGGCGCAAGACCAGAACCTGAGCATGTGGTTCACCCAGATTCAACAGGGCAGCATCAAGCTGCCACGCTTTCAGCGGCACGAGGCCTGGGACCGGGGGCGAATCACCAGCTTCCTCAACACGGTGATCTACAACCTGCCCGTGGGCGTCACCCTGATGCTGGAGGTCGCCGGACACGAGCAGTTCGAATCCAGGTACATCGTCAGCGCTGAACCCCAGGCTCCGCAACCCGTGACCCGGCACCTGCTGGACGGTCAGCAGCGTCTGACCGCCTTCTGGCGGGCCATGCACAACAACTACCCGCAGGAAACCTACTTCGTCTATCTCCCCGACCTCGATCGCTCGGGGGCCCCGACGGAGGCCGAGATGGGGGTGCGCTGTGTGCCGCGGTGGGCCAACAAGCAGGGCCTGCTCATGCCCCGCTGGGCGGCCGACCCGGCACAGTGTCTCCAGCGCGGGCTGCTCCCCATCTCCCTGCTCCGGCCCGGGGACGTCAAGGCGGAAATCGAGGCCTGGTTGACCGAGGCGACCCGGTCGGAGAAGCCGACGGGCACGGAGCCCGACGCCTTCGCCCGACTGGAAGCCTTCAATGACCGTAGAAGCCTGATCAACGAGCAGATCACGGAGCTGAGGACTCTCGTCGCGCAGTTCAACCTGCCCTTCCTGTCCCTCCCCGCCTCCACCAGCAAGGACGTGGCACTGAAGGTCTTCATCAACATGAACACCAACAGCAAGCCCCTGGCGCTCTACGACATCATCGTCGCGGAACTGGAGAGCGCCGTGGGGAAGTCCTTGCACGACCTCCAGGCCGAACTCGACACGCAGCACCCCCACGTCAGGCGGTACGGCAACCTCTCCAACCTCGTGCTGACCACCTCGGCCCTGCTGCAAGACAAGCTCCCAAACGAGCGCGGCATGGTGGAGATGGGCAAGACGCAGTTGCTGGACAACTGGTCCAAGCTCGTGCGCGGGTTGGACCGCATGGGCCGCTTTCTCGCCCGGGAGGGGATCTTCGACGCCGCGCGCCTGCCTACCAACGCTGTCTTGGCGGTGATCGCCGCGGCGTACGACCTCGTTCCCGAGCACGGCGACCTGGCGGCCAAGGGGGAGCGCCTGCTTCGCCGGTACCTGTGGTCCTCCTGCTTCACGGACCGCTACGAGAATGCCGCCGCCTCACGCGCCTTCGCCGACTTCAAGGCCCTTAAGGCCCTGCTGCTCGACCCCAACTTCAACGAACACGACCTGGCGACCGTGCCCGTCATGAATCGCGCCGAGTTTCCGCTCGCGGAAGCGGACTCCCTCCTCGCCGCGGGCTGGCCCAAGGGTGTGGGGATTCGCGCCCGGGCCATCCTCGCCGTCACCACCCTGCTGGGAGCCCGGGACTTCGCCGACGATCAGCCCGCCTCCTACGAGAGCGTGCAGAAGCGCGAGTATCACCACGTGTTTCCGGCGGCCCTTCTGACCGACGCAGGGCTGGATAGGGCGGGCGACCTCGCGCTGAACTGCGCGCTGATCACGTGGAAGACCAACCGGAGCATCGGGCGCAAGGACCCCCTCGACTACCTTCAGGAGCGAGTGCAGTGGGCCGATGAGGCCACGGTCCGGGAGAGGCTGCGGACCCACTTGATCGACATGGACGACCTCAAGGACGCGAAGTACGGGGCCGAAGGTGGCCCGGGACTTCGGTCCAAGCTGGAGCCCGAGTACGAGACCTTTCTTCGGCGGCGGGCCGAACTGGTGACCGCGGCCATGCAGGTCCTCGTGGAAGGGCGCCGTCCCTCGCTGGAGACGCTGTGGGCTCAGCAGGTGACGGTGGGCAGTTGA
- a CDS encoding 3'-5' exonuclease, producing the protein MPLLNVIDVEATCWEGEPPPGQHNEIIEIGVCVLDLGTLERVEKRSLLVRPEHSEVSGFCIQLTGLTPEEVASGLPFWEACEVLRRDFQSASRPWASWGDYDRRQFERQCEGDVPYPFGAGHTNAKGVYAAGYGLKRAGMVRALRHAGLPLEGIHHRGADDAWNIAALIARMVRDGVWQRAALQALTDLDQELGLL; encoded by the coding sequence ATGCCTCTGCTGAATGTCATCGACGTGGAAGCGACCTGCTGGGAGGGTGAGCCCCCGCCCGGGCAGCACAACGAGATCATCGAGATCGGCGTGTGTGTCCTCGACCTGGGCACGCTGGAGCGGGTGGAGAAGCGCAGCCTGCTCGTGCGCCCCGAGCACTCCGAGGTCAGCGGGTTCTGTATTCAACTGACGGGCCTCACGCCCGAAGAGGTGGCGAGCGGTCTCCCCTTCTGGGAAGCCTGCGAGGTGCTGCGCCGTGACTTCCAAAGTGCCTCACGCCCGTGGGCGAGCTGGGGCGACTATGACCGCCGGCAGTTCGAGCGGCAGTGTGAGGGGGACGTGCCGTACCCGTTCGGCGCGGGTCACACCAATGCCAAGGGGGTGTACGCGGCCGGGTACGGGCTGAAGCGGGCGGGGATGGTCCGGGCGCTCAGGCACGCGGGGCTGCCGCTGGAGGGCATCCACCACCGGGGGGCGGACGACGCCTGGAACATCGCAGCGCTCATCGCCCGGATGGTGCGCGACGGGGTGTGGCAGCGGGCGGCCCTGCAAGCCCTGACCGACCTCGACCAGGAACTGGGCCTGCTCTGA
- a CDS encoding RNA ligase (ATP), translating into MAERQVIKERARLFPHEGADRLELCKVGAFQLVVRKGEFQDGDPIVIAPERAVLPPHLAQRYVNAETSASYLHGPEHDRVGPVRLRGELSQGVILPGEGLEDLPFGEDLSGHLGITFWEPPIPIHMAGEVAPLPVVGHYMHHDVEQFGIYAGEFQAGEPVLAHEKLHGSQGIYYRTAAGEWLVTSKGLSRNRLTLRENAGNVYWQAARNVGLFEAADAAFLTGEVQVFGEVVPVQKGFTYGTRQPTVFVFKLVHEGHVLPRAEWPTWFVEHAVPLLYEGPFDVATLRGLRNGLETVSGQGMHIREGIVVTPLVPRLTSDGRDLNLKLISDAYAKKETGEEYS; encoded by the coding sequence ATGGCCGAACGTCAAGTCATCAAGGAGCGTGCCCGCCTCTTCCCCCACGAGGGCGCCGACCGCCTCGAACTGTGTAAGGTCGGCGCCTTCCAGCTCGTCGTCCGCAAGGGCGAGTTTCAGGACGGCGACCCCATCGTCATCGCCCCCGAGCGCGCCGTCCTGCCTCCCCACCTCGCCCAGCGGTACGTCAACGCCGAGACCAGCGCCTCGTACCTGCACGGCCCCGAGCACGACCGGGTCGGCCCGGTCCGCCTGCGTGGAGAACTCTCCCAGGGCGTGATCCTCCCCGGCGAGGGGCTGGAGGACCTTCCCTTCGGCGAGGACCTCTCGGGGCACCTGGGCATCACCTTCTGGGAACCGCCCATCCCGATCCACATGGCGGGTGAGGTCGCCCCTCTTCCCGTGGTGGGGCACTACATGCATCACGACGTCGAGCAGTTCGGCATCTACGCCGGGGAGTTCCAGGCGGGTGAACCCGTCCTGGCTCACGAGAAGCTTCACGGCTCGCAAGGCATCTACTACCGCACTGCGGCAGGTGAGTGGCTGGTGACCAGCAAGGGGCTGTCCCGCAACCGCCTCACCCTCAGGGAGAACGCGGGCAACGTGTACTGGCAGGCCGCCCGGAACGTCGGGCTGTTCGAGGCGGCGGACGCGGCCTTCCTAACCGGTGAGGTGCAGGTGTTCGGGGAGGTCGTCCCGGTGCAGAAGGGCTTCACCTACGGGACTCGCCAGCCGACCGTGTTCGTGTTCAAGCTCGTTCACGAGGGCCATGTACTCCCCCGCGCCGAGTGGCCGACGTGGTTCGTGGAGCACGCCGTCCCACTGCTGTACGAGGGACCCTTCGACGTGGCGACCCTGCGGGGGCTGCGCAACGGCCTGGAGACCGTCTCGGGCCAGGGCATGCACATCCGCGAGGGGATCGTGGTGACGCCGCTCGTCCCGCGCCTCACGAGTGACGGGCGGGACCTGAACCTCAAGCTGATCTCCGACGCCTACGCCAAGAAGGAGACCGGGGAGGAGTACAGCTGA
- a CDS encoding ParA family protein has translation MKTLAILSLKGGVGKTTTALYLAAVASSQGQPVTVIDADSEHSAHRWAAHAELPFEVIQGEPDRLARQVKAAGATGGLVIIDTPPNSRELLLRAGGLADAALVPVAPTGLEVDRLRPTLELLADLQAQREDLDVAVLLTRYNPRRRLAREAEEALTGLPVLNARIRELEAYKAAFGGTPTELDEYAAVWKELQE, from the coding sequence ATGAAGACGCTCGCCATTCTGAGTCTCAAGGGGGGGGTGGGGAAGACCACCACGGCGCTCTACCTGGCCGCCGTCGCGTCCAGCCAGGGACAGCCCGTGACGGTGATCGACGCCGACAGCGAGCACAGCGCCCACCGCTGGGCCGCCCACGCCGAGCTGCCCTTCGAGGTGATCCAGGGGGAACCGGACCGCCTGGCCCGGCAGGTCAAGGCCGCGGGGGCGACGGGGGGGCTGGTCATCATCGACACGCCGCCCAACTCCCGGGAACTGCTGCTGCGGGCGGGTGGGCTGGCCGACGCGGCGCTCGTTCCCGTCGCGCCCACGGGGCTGGAGGTAGACCGCTTGCGGCCCACACTGGAACTGCTGGCGGACCTCCAGGCGCAGCGGGAGGACCTGGACGTGGCGGTGCTGCTCACCCGCTACAACCCGCGGCGCCGCCTAGCCCGGGAGGCGGAGGAAGCCCTGACCGGGCTCCCCGTCCTGAATGCCCGTATCCGGGAACTTGAGGCGTACAAGGCTGCGTTCGGCGGAACGCCCACCGAGCTGGACGAGTACGCCGCCGTCTGGAAGGAGTTGCAGGAATGA
- a CDS encoding metallophosphoesterase family protein has protein sequence MRLVCIADTHGLHDQVRLPPGDVLLHAGDVSCHGRLDEIGRFLSWFGRVGDFRHRVMIAGNHDFAFERTPHLAEGLIPDNVTYLKDSGVELDGVRFWGSPVTPEFMRWAFNRTDEELRQHWGQLPAGVDVVVTHGPPRGVLDRVLPEGQAVGCPHLGWVIEHLRPRVHVFGHIHEGYGREKRGGVQYLNAAVCDARYRVSQPPQVVDVGEMSG, from the coding sequence ATGAGACTGGTCTGCATCGCCGACACCCACGGCCTGCACGACCAGGTCCGCCTCCCGCCCGGGGATGTCCTGCTGCACGCCGGGGACGTGAGCTGCCATGGTCGGCTCGACGAGATCGGCCGCTTCCTGAGCTGGTTCGGCCGGGTCGGTGACTTCCGGCACCGGGTGATGATCGCGGGCAACCACGACTTCGCCTTCGAGCGCACGCCCCACCTTGCCGAGGGGCTGATCCCGGACAACGTCACCTACCTCAAGGACTCGGGAGTAGAGCTGGACGGCGTGCGGTTCTGGGGCAGTCCCGTCACGCCCGAGTTCATGCGCTGGGCCTTCAATCGCACCGACGAGGAGTTGCGACAGCACTGGGGACAGCTCCCGGCGGGGGTGGACGTCGTGGTGACCCACGGGCCGCCCCGGGGCGTCCTCGACCGCGTGCTGCCGGAGGGTCAGGCCGTCGGGTGTCCGCACCTGGGCTGGGTGATCGAGCATTTGCGTCCCCGGGTCCATGTGTTCGGGCACATCCACGAGGGGTACGGCCGGGAGAAGCGCGGCGGGGTGCAGTACCTCAACGCCGCCGTGTGCGACGCCCGCTACCGGGTGAGCCAGCCACCTCAAGTGGTCGACGTGGGGGAGATGAGCGGGTAG
- a CDS encoding BTAD domain-containing putative transcriptional regulator — MASPDVSGLREQIPGPVHRELARLELLRQLDANEGRLTVLVAPAGYGKTTLLAQQARARPGQVAWVSLREDDADPEVLSRSIVLALRRVAPGLPLPQWVRRQESGGSSEGLALALADDLTASTVSFDIVLDGTEVLQAAAEGWLERWLDALTEGHRVFLAGRAEPGIGLARRAARGDARVLGVADLAFTPEETAACLRDLPPPLEPQAVHTHLDGWPVGVALVASGAAPQLTPADLVADVLGQLPRPLRERLPEASVLEVWTEEGAVQAGLSLAPGWLREVRRAGLPLTPLGRMYRPHQLVRELLDSELRGQGERHTQLHLAAGQGAEQAGDGLRALGHYRAAGAPGEVLRLAEHLAAQYETRGEHRLVRQVLEAVPAGQLPPRLQRLFGHALFETGEAGRGELLLRQLREEGGTDPPLLFSLGVLAARAGESARQLELAEEGLRCASDAKDVRRLLRVKASALLTLGRHVEAGEVARAAADLAHAGNDLVEFGAALAALQLAYRLSGQEEACEAALRRGLEVYEALGMPSRALLLQNDLADLLRERGQETEALDLIARALPVAEREHSVVQALLLETKGDIHFWRGENQAAAAQYRLAVSLCGRFKFDALASRVLPRLVEAALRSGDHPLALEALAWARVVAQSPQEHPDAALRFCEGLWARAQQDWTAAHRLFSQVTGAGLGAAFSSGMRGALYAAEAATELGQFRRPEAERVQAALSTAERRHFCPGDGEVLRRVAAACARVGRPGDAFVRLMPPSVPRPLSLATTLPLHIQSLGAVRVTLTGTPLHLPLSKSAEVLVWLALNGEATRDRIVDALWGGSDERRHVEYFKVAVRHLRLALAAHPAVTFNPLPFEAGVYRLSERFTLDLDAGLARRALVSLAPQDLRRAVEAYSGAFLPAVEAEWAEPVRADVLEATVAAATTLGSQLERTAPGEAVAWYERAIELDPLHEDGHVRLVRLHTSLGHEVAARHASGRYRRMLREEWGREPEEDPGRRFE, encoded by the coding sequence GTGGCTTCTCCCGACGTGTCAGGGTTGCGAGAGCAGATCCCGGGTCCCGTTCACCGCGAACTGGCCCGCCTTGAGCTGCTTCGGCAGTTGGACGCGAATGAGGGCCGCCTCACGGTCCTGGTGGCCCCGGCAGGCTATGGCAAGACGACCCTGCTGGCCCAGCAGGCGCGCGCCCGGCCGGGCCAGGTGGCGTGGGTCAGTCTGCGCGAGGACGACGCCGACCCAGAGGTGCTGAGCCGCAGCATCGTGCTCGCCCTGCGCCGGGTCGCGCCCGGGCTGCCGCTGCCGCAGTGGGTCCGGCGGCAGGAGTCGGGCGGCTCCTCGGAGGGGCTGGCCCTGGCCCTCGCGGACGACCTCACCGCGAGCACGGTGTCCTTCGATATCGTGCTGGACGGGACGGAGGTGCTTCAGGCCGCGGCCGAGGGCTGGCTGGAGCGCTGGCTGGACGCTCTGACCGAGGGCCACCGCGTTTTTCTGGCTGGCCGGGCGGAACCGGGAATCGGCCTCGCCCGGCGGGCGGCGCGGGGAGACGCCCGGGTACTCGGTGTGGCCGACCTGGCCTTTACCCCAGAGGAGACGGCGGCGTGCCTTCGGGACCTGCCCCCTCCGCTGGAGCCGCAAGCAGTCCATACCCATCTGGACGGGTGGCCGGTCGGGGTGGCCCTCGTGGCCAGCGGCGCGGCGCCGCAGCTCACGCCCGCCGACCTGGTGGCGGACGTCCTGGGCCAGCTGCCCCGGCCCCTGCGGGAGCGCCTGCCGGAGGCCAGCGTGCTGGAGGTCTGGACGGAGGAGGGCGCCGTCCAGGCCGGCCTGTCTCTGGCGCCCGGCTGGTTGCGCGAGGTGCGCCGGGCGGGGCTGCCCCTCACGCCCCTGGGCCGAATGTACCGGCCACACCAGCTGGTGCGCGAACTCCTCGACTCGGAACTGCGCGGCCAGGGGGAGCGGCATACCCAGCTGCACTTGGCGGCAGGTCAGGGGGCCGAGCAGGCCGGTGACGGTCTGCGCGCGCTGGGGCACTACCGCGCGGCCGGGGCACCGGGCGAGGTCCTGCGCCTGGCCGAGCACCTGGCGGCACAGTACGAGACCCGTGGAGAGCACCGTCTGGTTCGCCAGGTGCTCGAGGCCGTGCCAGCAGGTCAGTTGCCGCCCAGGCTGCAACGGCTGTTCGGCCACGCCCTGTTCGAGACAGGCGAGGCTGGCCGAGGTGAGCTGCTCCTGCGGCAATTGCGGGAGGAGGGCGGAACCGACCCACCCCTGCTGTTCTCCCTGGGCGTCCTGGCCGCCCGGGCGGGGGAGTCGGCGCGGCAGCTTGAGCTGGCCGAGGAGGGCCTGCGCTGCGCCTCCGACGCGAAGGACGTCCGGCGCCTGCTGCGTGTCAAGGCTTCCGCGCTGCTGACGCTGGGCCGGCATGTGGAGGCGGGCGAGGTGGCACGCGCCGCGGCCGACTTGGCCCACGCGGGCAACGACTTGGTGGAGTTCGGCGCGGCGCTGGCCGCGCTCCAACTCGCCTACCGCCTGTCGGGACAGGAAGAGGCCTGCGAGGCCGCGCTTCGCCGGGGGCTGGAGGTGTACGAGGCACTCGGCATGCCCAGCCGGGCGCTGCTGTTACAAAACGACCTGGCGGACCTGCTGCGCGAACGGGGCCAGGAGACCGAGGCGCTCGACCTGATCGCGCGGGCCCTGCCCGTCGCCGAGCGGGAACACAGCGTCGTGCAGGCGCTGCTGCTGGAGACGAAGGGGGACATTCACTTCTGGCGGGGGGAGAACCAGGCGGCGGCCGCACAGTACCGGTTGGCCGTGAGCTTGTGCGGCCGCTTCAAGTTCGACGCGCTGGCCTCCCGGGTCCTGCCACGCCTGGTCGAGGCCGCCCTTCGCAGCGGCGATCACCCGCTCGCCCTGGAAGCGTTGGCCTGGGCGCGCGTGGTGGCTCAGAGCCCGCAGGAACATCCGGACGCCGCGCTGCGTTTCTGCGAGGGGCTGTGGGCCCGGGCCCAGCAGGACTGGACGGCGGCGCACCGCTTGTTCTCCCAGGTGACGGGCGCCGGCCTGGGTGCGGCCTTCTCGTCTGGTATGCGGGGCGCGCTCTACGCGGCGGAGGCCGCCACCGAACTCGGCCAGTTCCGGCGCCCCGAGGCGGAGCGGGTACAAGCCGCGCTCTCGACCGCTGAGAGGCGGCACTTCTGCCCTGGCGACGGCGAGGTGCTGCGGCGGGTGGCCGCCGCCTGCGCCCGGGTCGGTCGGCCGGGGGACGCCTTCGTGCGGCTGATGCCCCCCTCGGTCCCGCGCCCCCTGTCTCTGGCGACCACGCTTCCCCTGCACATCCAGTCGCTCGGTGCCGTGCGGGTAACCCTCACGGGCACGCCGCTCCACCTGCCCCTGAGCAAGTCGGCCGAGGTGCTCGTGTGGCTGGCCCTGAACGGTGAGGCCACGCGGGACCGCATCGTGGACGCCCTGTGGGGAGGGTCGGACGAGCGGCGTCACGTGGAGTACTTCAAGGTGGCCGTGCGGCACCTGCGTCTGGCGCTGGCCGCCCATCCCGCCGTCACCTTTAACCCGCTGCCCTTCGAGGCAGGGGTGTACCGCCTCTCCGAAAGGTTCACCCTGGACCTCGACGCGGGGCTGGCGCGGCGGGCCCTCGTGTCCCTCGCCCCCCAGGACCTGCGCCGGGCGGTGGAGGCCTACAGCGGGGCGTTCCTGCCGGCGGTGGAGGCGGAGTGGGCCGAGCCGGTCCGCGCCGACGTGCTGGAGGCCACGGTGGCGGCGGCCACGACGCTCGGAAGCCAGCTCGAACGGACGGCCCCCGGGGAGGCGGTGGCGTGGTACGAGCGGGCCATCGAACTTGACCCCCTCCACGAGGACGGGCACGTCCGGTTGGTGCGGCTGCACACCTCGCTTGGACACGAGGTGGCGGCCCGTCACGCCTCCGGGCGCTACCGCCGCATGCTGCGGGAGGAGTGGGGGCGCGAGCCCGAGGAGGACCCGGGGCGAAGATTCGAGTGA
- a CDS encoding GNAT family N-acetyltransferase, translating into MPRQEAFSGTQAQRFPYPQVAVTLLGRVAIHKDLRGQGIGINLILHALRQAARAAETVASYAVVLDAKNEKGAEIYARLGFVPFRDQPLKLFLPMQTIRQLP; encoded by the coding sequence GTGCCGCGTCAGGAGGCCTTCAGCGGGACCCAGGCCCAGAGGTTTCCCTATCCGCAGGTGGCGGTGACCCTCCTGGGCCGCGTCGCCATCCACAAGGACTTGCGTGGTCAGGGCATCGGCATCAATCTGATCCTGCACGCCCTGCGCCAGGCCGCACGGGCGGCGGAGACCGTAGCGTCCTACGCGGTCGTCCTCGACGCCAAGAACGAGAAGGGGGCGGAAATTTACGCCCGGCTGGGTTTCGTCCCCTTCAGGGATCAGCCACTCAAGCTGTTCCTCCCGATGCAGACGATCCGGCAGCTTCCGTAG